The sequence GCACCGGCGGGTTAGACATAAGAGCCATCCTGAATATTCCGCCGTATTTGCCGCTTTTTTCAGTATCCTGACCTGCCGGCGGGGTTTCCTTTTTACCACCGCAGCCTGCGAGCATCCCGGCAACCAGAACAATTACCAGTAACAAAATTAAACTCTTTCGCAACATTAAAGTCCCTCCCAGTAATTTTTGTTGAAAAATCTGACCTTTACACCAAAATTATCGACTTATTATTGTTCTCTATCCCCCCTTTTTTTCTTCTAAGATTTCCCGGGGATAAAATCTGGTTAATGTTCTGTATTTTAATGAAATGCTTTTGGCTGTATGATTACTAATTGTATAGACTACTATATAACAATCCGCTTTACCCCGGGGGAAATTATTTCTTTTTACACAAAATTTATGTATTCCTCATTTGGTTTATTCTATATACCCAAGTTTGGCGCAAAAAATTTCCAGCCAAGTAGTAGCAAGGGTTTGAAGGGACAAAAAGCGATTTTTCTCTACTACTTGGTAGAATGTTCCAGTATTTGATTTAAATACTTTTTAGAAATGAGATATTCAAAACCTAACTTCCTCAGGATCTCCAGTTGCTGTGTGGTGACTTCAGTAATACTTTCTGCATACGATTCACTGTTTTTAAACCCGATACGATTCAAAAGGCACTTGCCCAATATTTCCAGAGCAGTTGCTGCACTGCATTGATAGTGTTGTTGTTGTAGTTTTTCTTCTAATGCATTTAGCAGAAGGTATCCCAGCACACAGATGGTGACATGGGCCCTGACTCTTTTTTCACGGCTCAAGAAAAATGGCCTCAAATGGAGGTGATCCTTGAGTTCTCGAAAGGCATCTTCCACTTTGCTTTTACGCCGGTAATATCGGATTACCTGGCAGGCAGGAAGCTTATCTGTGGGCTCATTGGTTACAAAGCACATAATTCCATCCAGGCTCGCCTGTTGTTTGAGTTTGTCTTCATTAATGGTGTAAACTACTCGAAAGGAGTCAATCTTTTGTCCGGTGCCTCTTTTAGTAATAGCAATAGGCTCCAGTTCCCAAATAAATACTTTATGCATATTCCATTTTCTGAGCTTGTTTTCTATCCTGCGTGCTGTTGCTTCTCTGTTCCGGCTCTTTTGGGCATGTTTGAGTTCATTGTTGCAAGCTGCTAAATATGATTCCGCTTTTTGCAAACGTTCCTGCCTGTTTTGCTGTTGGTCCTGATATGCTTGACGGTTAAAGGCCAGGATATATCGCACCTTACCTTTAATGTGTTCACGGTAAACAAGGTTTTCGTCATAGAGATTAAAACCGAGGGATAAAAGGTTATCTCGCCAGTAACGTTCATCTACCACCAGACTTTGAAATTCGGCTTCCATAAGCCCAAGACCGGACACCTCATCTTTATCAAGGGCAGAAATATAAGTGAGTTTCTTTTCCGCAATGGCTTCGAGGTTATTTTGGGAAACCATACCACGGTCAAATACTAATAAACATTCTTCAATCCCAAAACGTTCTTTAAGAATCAGTAATAAATCTTCTACCGTGGTAACATCCTGGGTATTACCCGGCATCACCCGCCAGTAAAAAGGGTAGCCATCCGGTGTGACCACCAGAGCGATAGTAATTTGAAGTCTGTCAGGCCGATGATCGCGAGAATAACCCTTAAAAGCCAAAACACATTTTGTTCCCTCAAAATAGCTGGAGGTAATATCGTAAAAGACAGCCTTTTCGTCAGTATAACCTAACTGCTTGCATTTTCGATAAACATGTTTCTGCAACTCTACTTCTTGGTCAGTGATTTTATCCAGAGTACGGTAGATGCTATATTCACTGTCAGCACTAAAGTCGTATCTCAATAAACGGGGTAGAATGGTCTGCTGTGTCCAGTCTTGAATTTGAATTTTGCTTTTGGGATCCAAACAACGATTAACAGCCATAGCTTCGGCATATGGCAGTTCGGCAAAGTATTGATCTAAATCAAACTGCCGCCAAATATCATCAAGCACAGCAACATCAAGAAAACGATAATGCTCTTTGGCTACTACATCAGACAAATGACCAACGAAGACATCTTCAATTTGTTTTGCCTTAAGCACAAGTTTAATACGCTGGGCTTGTTCTTTAGTCAAGGAACCCAGATTTGCGATATGACGGTGTTTTACTTTACCGTTTTCTCGATAAGATTCGGTTAAAGCATAAGTTTCATAAACCTTACCTTTATAAGTTTTTCTGGCTTTTTTAAGGAACATCACTGGCCTCCTGCAGATTATTGGCTACTACAATTATACCACAGGAAGCGCTCAATATCAAGTAAACTCGAAAGTTGAATGAAAGCATCGCATATTTTCTCTACTACAATTCACTGTTCTATGGCACGTAATCCTTGATTTATAAAGGTTGGAAAATATTGTCGCCAAACTTGAGTATATATAACAAAAAAATCCTTTTTTTATAAATCCAAATTATTAGCAATTAACAGCCTTATACAAACAGAATATGGTAAAATTTCGTATAAATATGAATATTTTTAGACATAAATATATTAAAAAATGTATAACTTTTAAAAAATATTTATAAAAAATTTTTATGCTTATTTAAAGTTTTGTATATTTTTACATAGTAGTGTGCTGATATAATAATTTTATAATATTTTAAATTTTTAATATCTAAAATCAAGTTATACTAACTGATTATGTACTTTACTAAGGAAATAGTAAGCCCTGTATTGAATTAATGAGAATCCCGGAGCGCTTTTAGGCTTTAAAGCCTGTAATGGCAGAGAGTCAATTTCAGAGTAAGCGGAGCTAAGAGCGGTGCGAACAGCGCAAGCGGAGAAATGCCATTACTTGTACAGGCTTTGCCTGTGAATATTTAACCTGAGCTAATGACATAGTCATATTGAATAAATGGGAAACCTTACAGGCAGCACTGTACTTTGTAAAACAATAAGGACAGGATCGTTTTTACCTGTCCTTATTCCTCAATTCACTACCCTTTAAAGGGCTCTTTTTATAATTTCCCCTTCAGCAGTTTATTTACCAGCTGGGGATTGGCCTTTCCTTTAGTATGCTTCATGACCTGGCCTACTAAAAAGCCCAGGGCTTTTTCCTTGCCATTGCGGTAGTCCTCAACCGATTGGGGATTTTCCTGTATCACTTTATCTATAATTTTTTCAAGCTCTCCTTCATCGCTTATTTGGACCAAACCCTTTTCCTCCACTATTTTTGCCGGCTTTTTACCGGTTTCGAACATCTCTTTAAACACCGTTTTTGCAATCTTTCCGCTGATAGTTCCTTTATCCATAAGTGTAAACATCTCAACCAGGTGATCCGGGGTAAGGGGGGTATCTTCAATCTCTTTGTCTTCGGCATTTAAAGCCCCTAAAAGTTCTCCCATGATCCAGTTGCTTACAACCTTTGCGTTAGGGTATTTCCTGACACATTCCTCAAAGAAATCCGAGAGTTTTTTTGAATCCGTCAGGACACCTGCATCATATTCGGGCAGCCCGTATTCATCTATATATCTCCTTTTCCTCTCATGGGAAAGCTCCGGAATACCGGCCCTTATCCTTTCAACAAATTCCCTGTCAATAACTACAGGCGGCAGGTCCGGTTCCGGGAAATACCTGTAATCGTGGGCTTCTTCCTTGCTCCTCATGGATACGGTAATACCCCTTGATTCATCCCATCTTCTGGTTTCCTGGATAACGGATTCTCCCCTCTCCAAAACCTTACGCTGTCTCTCGATTTCATAATCCAGGGCCTTTTGAACTGCTTTAAAGGAATTCATATTCTTCAGTTCGGTTTTGGTGCCGAATTCCCCGGAACCTTTCGGCCTCAAGGAGATATTGGCATCACATCTCAAGGACCCTTCCTGCATTTTGCAGTCGGAAACCTCGGTATACTGCAGGATGCTCTTCAGCTTATTGAGATAGAGTCTGGCTTCTTCCGATGACCTGATATCGGGTTCTGAGACTATCTCGATTAGGGGAACTCCCGTCCTGTTGTAATCGACAAGGGAATAATCACCTGCCTCACCGTGGACCAGTTTCCCCGCATCCTCCTCCATATGAACCCTTTTAATACCGATCCTCTTTACTCCTTCTTCCGTCTCTATATCCACATAACCGTTAACAGCTAGAGGCAGGTCATACTGGGAGATCTGATACGCTTTTGGAAGGTCAGGATAAAAGTAGTTCTTCCTGTCGAATTTGCTGTAACCGGCAATTTCGCAGTTTAATGCAAGGGCTGCCTTAACAGCAAGTTCAACGGCCTTTTTATTCGCAACCGGCAGGACCCCCGGCAGACCTAAACACACCGGGCAGCAGTGGGTATTGGGGGCACCTCCGAATTCCGTAGTGCAGCTGCAGAAAATCTTTGAATCTGTCAGGAGTTCCGCATGAACCTCAAGGCCTATAACAACTTCATATTCCAATTTTTCCACCTCCGTCTTCTTTTCTCAATTTGGTCGATTTACAGTCCGGGCCGTTTTTTATGGAAATCCGTGTTCTGCTCAAAGGTATATGCAACCCTTATTAAGGTGCCTTCATCAAAGGGCTTTCCAATTATCTGCAGCCCTACAGGCAGGCCTTCACTAAACCCGCAGGGTATAGAGATAGCGGGCACCCCCGCAAGGTTAATGGGTATCGTACATACATCCGTAAGGTACATGGTCAGCGGGTCATCGGTTTTAGCTCCGATTTTAAAGGCCGGAGTCGGGGATGTAGGTGATATCAATACATCAAATTTTTCAAAAGCCCTGTCAAAATCCTGTTTTACCAGGGTTCTAACCTTCTGGGCCTTAAGGTAATAAGCATCATAGTACCCGGAACTCAGGGCATATGTCCCCAGCATTATCCTCCTTTTAACCTCAGGGCCGAAACCTTCACTCCTCGTCTTTTTATAAAGGTCTATCAGGTCCTGAAAATTTTCAGCCCTGTAACCGTACTGGATCCCGTCATATCTGGCCAGATTTGAACTGGCTTCAGCAGGGGCAATAATGTAATATGTAGCAAGACCGTAATCGGTATGGGGCATTGATACCTCATCTAATTCTGCCCCTAAGTCTTTTAAAAGTTCAATAGCATCCCAAACGGCTTTTTTAACACCTTCATGGATGCCTTCACCGAAATACTCTTTAGGAACCCCTATTTTAAGGCCCCTTACATCGTTTTTCAAAAATCCCGTAAAATCGGGGACCTCAACCTTTGCCGACGTTGAATCCTTTGGGTCATGGCCGAAAATAGCGTTCATAACAAGGGCGCAATCTGTAACATCTTTGGTTATTGGGCCTATCTGGTCAAGGGATGAAGCATAAGCTATCAACCCGTAGCGGGAAACATATCCATATGTGGGTTTTAGGCCGACTACGCCGCAGAAGGCTGCCGGCAGTCTTATAGACCCGCCGGTATCAGAACCCAGTGCAAAGACGGCCTCATCAGCTGCAACGGCTGCAGCCGAACCCCCGCTGGAACCCCCCGGGACGGCCTGAAGGTCCCACGGATTTGCGGTAACAAAAAAGGCCGAGTTTTCGGTTGATGACCCCATAGCGAATTCATCCATATTCGTTTTCCCCAGGAGGATAAAACCGCTTTCATCTAATTTCTCTACCACCGTAGCGTTGTATGGGGGCAGAAAATTATAGAGGATTTTTGAGGAGCAGGTAGTCTTGATTCCCCTGGTGCACATATTGTCTTTTACAGCTGCGGGAATCCCTTTTAAAGGGGAGTTTGATTCCATCGTTTTGAACTCTTCATCCAGCTCAGCAGCCCTTTTAAGGGCTTCCTCTTCTGTCACGGTCACGTATGCCCTGACCTTCTCATCCACATCCTTTATTCTATTTAGAACTGCTTGCGTTAATTCCATGCAGGAAATCTGACGGGTTTTAAGCAGATCCGCTAATTCATGGGCCGTTAACCTGTATAATTCCATTATTCTTCCCTCCAATCTCAACCTTAATTTTAATCCTCAATTATTTTCGGCACCTTGAAGAAACCCTCTTCTCTGTCAGGGGCATTCCGGAGAACCTCTTCTATGTCCATAGATTGTTCAACCCTGTCTTCCCTGAACACATTTTTAATAGGAAGGACATGGGCTGTTGGTTCAACATCACCGGTATCCAATTCCCCGAGCTTTTCCATATAGTTCAGAATCGAATTCAGCTGCCGGGTATACAGCTCCTTTTCCTCTTCCTCTAAATGGAGGCGGGCTAATTGGGCTACATGTTCAACATCCTTTTTGCTTATCTTCATATTCCCTCAATCCTCCTTACTGTGATATTTCTAACATCCTTTCAAATTCCTCTTCATCTATTATTTTAATACCCAGTTCTTTGGCCTTTTCCAGCTTTGAACCGGGGTCTTTGCCCGCAAGGACATAATCGGTCTTACTGCTTACTGAAGACGATACCCGCCCTCCGAATTTCTCGATTATATCCTGGGCCTGTTTTCTTGTATATTTTTCAAGGGAACCCGTAAGGACAAAAGTAATCCCATTAAGGGCTGCGCCTTCATCCCGGTTTTTTCTCCCTGCGGTTTCGAGGTTTAAGCCCGCTCTTTTGAATTTCCGGATAATGTTCTTGGTCTGTTCCTGTTTGAAGAACGTTATAACGGATTGAGCCATCTTGGGACCCATTTCAGGTATCTGAACCAGCTCCTCATAAGTGGAATTCATCAGATTGTCTAAAGCCCTGAACCTTTCTGCCAGAATGGAAGCAGCCCTTGAACCGATAAACGGAATCCCCAGAGCAAATATGAGCTTTTCGAGCGGGTTGGTTTTGCTTCTTTCGATGGCATTGATAAGATTGCTGGCCGACTTTTCCCCCATCCTTTCCAGGGGAATCAGGTCATCAACCTTAAGGAAATACAGGTCCCCGGCATCTTTAACCAGACCCCTGTCAACAAGCTGATTGACAATGGCGGGCCCCAGCCCCTCTATATCCATGGCATCCCTTGAAGCGAAATGGATAATCCCCCTCTTTAACTGGGCCGGACATGCAATACCGGTGCATTTAGCAGCAGCTTCACCTTCAAATCTTACCACATCACTTCCACATTCCGGGCATTTTTGAGGCATTACAAAGTCCCTTTCACTGCCCTCCCTTTTGTTGAAAACTACCTCCACAACCTCGGGGATAACATCTCCTGCCTTTTTAACCACTACCGTGTCACCGATCTTTATATCCTTCTGTCTTATATAATCCTCATTATGCAGGGTTGCTTTAGTTACCGTTGATCCGGCGATCCTTACAGGCTCTAAAACGGCGGTAGGTGTAAGGACACCTGTTCTGCCTACCCTTACGATAATATCCTTGATAACCGTCGTTTTCTGCTCTGCCGGAAATTTATAGGCTATCGCCCATCTGGGGCTCTTGCTGGTAGCCCCAAGAAGCCTCTGATGTTCCAGAGAATTGACCTTTATCACGATGCCGTCTATATCATAGGGAAGCCGGCCTCTCTGCTCGACCCACCTTTCACAATAGGAAATTACATCATCTATTCTCCTAAACACTGATACATTCGGATTTACCCTAAACCCCATCTTTTTCAACAATTCAAGCATTTCTAAGTGGGTGCTGACCTCTATTCCATCGATCCTGCCTGTACCGTAGACGAAAATATTCAGGGGTCTTGAAGCAGTAATCCTCGGGTCCAGCTGACGCAGGGAACCGGCCGCTGCATTCCTGGGGTTGGCAAAAAGGGAAAGCCCTGCTTTCTCCCGCTCCTCATTCAGCCTTTCAAATTCCTTCTTCGGAATATATACTTCTCCCCTTACTTCAATAAAGGGAATCTGGCCATTATAATCAGACAACTTCAGCGGTATGGTTTTAATGGTCTTCAGGTTCTGGGTTATATCTTCCCCTACAATGCCGTCACCGCGGGTAGCTCCTCTGGTAAATACCCCGTTCTCATAAATAAGGGCAACGGCCAGGCCGTCTATTTTCAGCTCCGCTACATACTCAACCTCTTCACCGACAGCTGAAGTAACCCTGCGGTGAAACTCCTTCAGTTCGCCTTCATCAAAGGCATTGGCCAGGCTGAGCATGGGGACCGAATGCATGACAGTATCAAAGGCTTCCAGGGGTCTTCCGCCCACCCGCTGGGTTGGAGAATCGGGGGTAACCAGTTCCGGAAATTCCTCTTCCAGCCTCTTAAGCTCCCTCATTAACCCGTCATATTCCGAATCCGATATTTCCGGGCTGTCGTGTTCAAAATACAGTTTATTATGGTAATTTATCTGCTCCCTTAATGCTTTTATCTTCTTTTCGGCTTCATCTTTTGCCATCACGCTCTGCATCTCCTTTCATACCCTCATAATAGGAGCATACCGTAAAAGCAGGTGTTTTATACCATAGGTACCGAAATCCACAGATAATTCCTGATCAAGGCCCGTACCCCTTACATCAATTACCCTTCCCCTGCCCCATCTTTCGTGAACCACTACCTCTCCGGGGGTAAAACCTACAGCATAATCTTCATTCCCTAATTCCCCTTCCCCGATTTTTTCCACAAGGTTTAAAGGTATTTCATTCAGGAAGCGGGACGGCGAATTATAGGTAATATTCCCGTAAAGGTTCCTCTGCCACGCATGGGACAAATACAACCTTTCCCGGGCCCTGGTTATGCCCACATAACACAGCCTCCGTTCCTCTTCAAGCTCCTCTTCATCCAGGAGGGAACGGGAATGCGGGAATATACCCTCTTCCATCCCGCTTATAAAAACAACGGGGAACTCCAGACCCTTAGCACTGTGAAGGGTCATGAGGACCACAGAATTTTCATCCTCTTCCATGGAATCGATATCTGTAACAAGGGAAATATGGGCCAGGAATTCCTCCAAACCCTGGTCGGGATTCCCCTGCTGAAATTCAAGAGCCACTGAAATGAACTCCTTCAGGTTTTCGATCCTGCTTCTGGATTCCGCTGTATTTTCCTCCTCCAGTTCCTTAATATAGCCCGTCCTCTCCAGAACCTCTATTATGAGGTCTGAAACCACCATTTTTTCTTTGAGCCCAATCAGGGAACCCATGAGGTTGTAGAACTCCTGTAGATTTTTTACAGCCCTTGAACCTAAATCCGGCACTTCTTCAGGTCTTTCTATTATTTGGAAAAGACCTAGCCCTTCTCGGTTGCTGTAATCTGCCAGCTTATCACGGGTTGACATGCCTATACCCCTTTTAGGCACATTCATTATCCTTAAAAGGCTGATATTGTCCATAGGATTTGAAATAACCCTCAGGTATGCTGTTATATCCTTTATCTCCTTTCTTTCATAGAACCTCAAACCGCCTACTATCTTATACGGCAAACCCATTTTCATAAAAATGTCTTCAATAACCCTTGACTGGGCATTGGTCCGGTAAAGAACTGCAAAGTCCTTAAAATTGTATCCCCCGCCCGCAAGGTTCATTATTTCTCCGGCAATAAATCTGGCTTCATGGTGTTCATCGGAAGCACAAAACACCTTTATTTTCTCGCCCTTCCCCTTTTGGGTCCACAGTTCTTTTTCCTTTCTGTTGAAGTTGTTGGATATAACCCGGTTTGCCGCATCGAGTATAATCTGGGTTGACCGGTAATTCTGCTCCAGCTTTACCACCCTAGCATCCGGATAATCCCTTTCAAACTCCAGGATATTCTTTATATCTGCCCCCCTCCACCGATAAATGCTCTGGTCGTCATCCCCTACCACACACAGATTCCTGTGTTTTTCGGCCAGAAGGCTTACCAGCTTATACTGTGCAAAATTCGTATCCTGGTATTCATCCACCATTATATACAGAAACCTGTTCTGATAAAATCTCAGAACATCCGGAAAAAGGGTAAATATTTCAACCGTCTTCATTATGAGGTCGTCAAAATCAAGGCTGTTGTTTTCTTTAAGCTTTTTTTGATATAGTTTATAAATCTCTGCTATTTTAGATTTCCTGAAATCCCCTCCTGCTTCCCTTTCAAAATCAAGAGGTGTTAAAAGGCGGTCCTTGGCACTCCCGATAACGGAGCTGACATTCCTTTCCGGAAACTGCTTTTCATTTATATCAAGCTCCTTTAAACATTCCCTGATTAAAGAAAACTGGTCCTGCACATCGAGGATTGCAAAATTCTTATTGTAACCGAGTTTTTCTATTTCTCTCCTTAAAATCCTGACACATGCCGAGTGAAAGGTACTGACCCATATATCCATGCCCTTCCCGGAAACCAGGCTATCAACCCTCTCTTTCATTTCTCCTGCAGCCTTATTTGTAAAGGTTATCGCCATGATATTATGGGGCGGCACCCCGACATCTTCGATCAGGTATGCTATCCTGTAGGCTATCACCCTGGTCTTCCCGCTCCCGGCACCTGCCAGAATCAAAAGGGGGCCGTTTATATGGCAGACAGCTTCCCTTTGAGCAGGGTTCAAATCCTTTAGAAAATCCATCTGTGTTTCCTCCTAGCGGTATTTCCGAAATTTGACTCATCTGTAATTATACCATAAAAGCCGTGCTGCTGTTTCATTTATTTTCAAACAGATCCTTTTTTGTAAAAGCCCCCGGCAGGAGTTCTATTAACCTTTTTACGGTATACATCCCCCTTTTACTCCCGCAGATTACCATCATATCGGGGTTAAATTCCATTAAAACCTGGCGGCATGCCCCACAGGGGGAGATGTACTCTTCCACATCAGAATAAACGGCAATTGCCTCAAAATCCCTTTCACCTTCAGAGATTCCCTTAAATACCGCCGTCCGTTCAGCGCAGTTGGATAAACCGAAAGAGGCATTTTCAACATTACATCCGGTAAATATCCTCCCATCTTTGCTCAGGAGGGCTGCGCCTACTTTAAAATTGGAGTACGGAGCATACGCGTATTGAGCAGCTTTTTTTGCTTCTTCCAGCAATTTATCGTATTTGATCATAATGAAAACTCCCTTCGGTCAGTTCACTATTGTTCGATCAGTTCTCTATTGTTTTATATATTAGCGGGGGTAAGGAATCAGGTTTTCCTTCTGATATATGTAATGCCATTTCCAAGATATTGATCGCTTCCT is a genomic window of Koleobacter methoxysyntrophicus containing:
- a CDS encoding IS1634 family transposase, with amino-acid sequence MFLKKARKTYKGKVYETYALTESYRENGKVKHRHIANLGSLTKEQAQRIKLVLKAKQIEDVFVGHLSDVVAKEHYRFLDVAVLDDIWRQFDLDQYFAELPYAEAMAVNRCLDPKSKIQIQDWTQQTILPRLLRYDFSADSEYSIYRTLDKITDQEVELQKHVYRKCKQLGYTDEKAVFYDITSSYFEGTKCVLAFKGYSRDHRPDRLQITIALVVTPDGYPFYWRVMPGNTQDVTTVEDLLLILKERFGIEECLLVFDRGMVSQNNLEAIAEKKLTYISALDKDEVSGLGLMEAEFQSLVVDERYWRDNLLSLGFNLYDENLVYREHIKGKVRYILAFNRQAYQDQQQNRQERLQKAESYLAACNNELKHAQKSRNREATARRIENKLRKWNMHKVFIWELEPIAITKRGTGQKIDSFRVVYTINEDKLKQQASLDGIMCFVTNEPTDKLPACQVIRYYRRKSKVEDAFRELKDHLHLRPFFLSREKRVRAHVTICVLGYLLLNALEEKLQQQHYQCSAATALEILGKCLLNRIGFKNSESYAESITEVTTQQLEILRKLGFEYLISKKYLNQILEHSTK
- the gatB gene encoding Asp-tRNA(Asn)/Glu-tRNA(Gln) amidotransferase subunit GatB, which encodes MEYEVVIGLEVHAELLTDSKIFCSCTTEFGGAPNTHCCPVCLGLPGVLPVANKKAVELAVKAALALNCEIAGYSKFDRKNYFYPDLPKAYQISQYDLPLAVNGYVDIETEEGVKRIGIKRVHMEEDAGKLVHGEAGDYSLVDYNRTGVPLIEIVSEPDIRSSEEARLYLNKLKSILQYTEVSDCKMQEGSLRCDANISLRPKGSGEFGTKTELKNMNSFKAVQKALDYEIERQRKVLERGESVIQETRRWDESRGITVSMRSKEEAHDYRYFPEPDLPPVVIDREFVERIRAGIPELSHERKRRYIDEYGLPEYDAGVLTDSKKLSDFFEECVRKYPNAKVVSNWIMGELLGALNAEDKEIEDTPLTPDHLVEMFTLMDKGTISGKIAKTVFKEMFETGKKPAKIVEEKGLVQISDEGELEKIIDKVIQENPQSVEDYRNGKEKALGFLVGQVMKHTKGKANPQLVNKLLKGKL
- the gatA gene encoding Asp-tRNA(Asn)/Glu-tRNA(Gln) amidotransferase subunit GatA — protein: MELYRLTAHELADLLKTRQISCMELTQAVLNRIKDVDEKVRAYVTVTEEEALKRAAELDEEFKTMESNSPLKGIPAAVKDNMCTRGIKTTCSSKILYNFLPPYNATVVEKLDESGFILLGKTNMDEFAMGSSTENSAFFVTANPWDLQAVPGGSSGGSAAAVAADEAVFALGSDTGGSIRLPAAFCGVVGLKPTYGYVSRYGLIAYASSLDQIGPITKDVTDCALVMNAIFGHDPKDSTSAKVEVPDFTGFLKNDVRGLKIGVPKEYFGEGIHEGVKKAVWDAIELLKDLGAELDEVSMPHTDYGLATYYIIAPAEASSNLARYDGIQYGYRAENFQDLIDLYKKTRSEGFGPEVKRRIMLGTYALSSGYYDAYYLKAQKVRTLVKQDFDRAFEKFDVLISPTSPTPAFKIGAKTDDPLTMYLTDVCTIPINLAGVPAISIPCGFSEGLPVGLQIIGKPFDEGTLIRVAYTFEQNTDFHKKRPGL
- the gatC gene encoding Asp-tRNA(Asn)/Glu-tRNA(Gln) amidotransferase subunit GatC; translated protein: MKISKKDVEHVAQLARLHLEEEEKELYTRQLNSILNYMEKLGELDTGDVEPTAHVLPIKNVFREDRVEQSMDIEEVLRNAPDREEGFFKVPKIIED
- the ligA gene encoding NAD-dependent DNA ligase LigA, giving the protein MAKDEAEKKIKALREQINYHNKLYFEHDSPEISDSEYDGLMRELKRLEEEFPELVTPDSPTQRVGGRPLEAFDTVMHSVPMLSLANAFDEGELKEFHRRVTSAVGEEVEYVAELKIDGLAVALIYENGVFTRGATRGDGIVGEDITQNLKTIKTIPLKLSDYNGQIPFIEVRGEVYIPKKEFERLNEEREKAGLSLFANPRNAAAGSLRQLDPRITASRPLNIFVYGTGRIDGIEVSTHLEMLELLKKMGFRVNPNVSVFRRIDDVISYCERWVEQRGRLPYDIDGIVIKVNSLEHQRLLGATSKSPRWAIAYKFPAEQKTTVIKDIIVRVGRTGVLTPTAVLEPVRIAGSTVTKATLHNEDYIRQKDIKIGDTVVVKKAGDVIPEVVEVVFNKREGSERDFVMPQKCPECGSDVVRFEGEAAAKCTGIACPAQLKRGIIHFASRDAMDIEGLGPAIVNQLVDRGLVKDAGDLYFLKVDDLIPLERMGEKSASNLINAIERSKTNPLEKLIFALGIPFIGSRAASILAERFRALDNLMNSTYEELVQIPEMGPKMAQSVITFFKQEQTKNIIRKFKRAGLNLETAGRKNRDEGAALNGITFVLTGSLEKYTRKQAQDIIEKFGGRVSSSVSSKTDYVLAGKDPGSKLEKAKELGIKIIDEEEFERMLEISQ
- the pcrA gene encoding DNA helicase PcrA, with the translated sequence MDFLKDLNPAQREAVCHINGPLLILAGAGSGKTRVIAYRIAYLIEDVGVPPHNIMAITFTNKAAGEMKERVDSLVSGKGMDIWVSTFHSACVRILRREIEKLGYNKNFAILDVQDQFSLIRECLKELDINEKQFPERNVSSVIGSAKDRLLTPLDFEREAGGDFRKSKIAEIYKLYQKKLKENNSLDFDDLIMKTVEIFTLFPDVLRFYQNRFLYIMVDEYQDTNFAQYKLVSLLAEKHRNLCVVGDDDQSIYRWRGADIKNILEFERDYPDARVVKLEQNYRSTQIILDAANRVISNNFNRKEKELWTQKGKGEKIKVFCASDEHHEARFIAGEIMNLAGGGYNFKDFAVLYRTNAQSRVIEDIFMKMGLPYKIVGGLRFYERKEIKDITAYLRVISNPMDNISLLRIMNVPKRGIGMSTRDKLADYSNREGLGLFQIIERPEEVPDLGSRAVKNLQEFYNLMGSLIGLKEKMVVSDLIIEVLERTGYIKELEEENTAESRSRIENLKEFISVALEFQQGNPDQGLEEFLAHISLVTDIDSMEEDENSVVLMTLHSAKGLEFPVVFISGMEEGIFPHSRSLLDEEELEEERRLCYVGITRARERLYLSHAWQRNLYGNITYNSPSRFLNEIPLNLVEKIGEGELGNEDYAVGFTPGEVVVHERWGRGRVIDVRGTGLDQELSVDFGTYGIKHLLLRYAPIMRV
- a CDS encoding cytidine deaminase; translated protein: MIKYDKLLEEAKKAAQYAYAPYSNFKVGAALLSKDGRIFTGCNVENASFGLSNCAERTAVFKGISEGERDFEAIAVYSDVEEYISPCGACRQVLMEFNPDMMVICGSKRGMYTVKRLIELLPGAFTKKDLFENK